In the genome of Hyphomonas sp. Mor2, one region contains:
- a CDS encoding RidA family protein, with translation MPSERKLISTGSPFEQTMGYSRAVVQGDWCFVSGVTGYDYATMQMPAGVADQARNCFETIGTVLTEAGFEMSDIARVQYTIVDRALVSEVQPVLETCLGVIRPAATMVVAGLIEPEMLIEIEVTAYRG, from the coding sequence ATGCCATCCGAACGCAAACTCATTTCAACCGGGTCGCCTTTTGAACAGACGATGGGGTATTCGCGCGCCGTCGTGCAGGGGGACTGGTGCTTCGTGTCGGGCGTGACCGGCTATGATTACGCGACCATGCAAATGCCCGCTGGCGTGGCTGATCAGGCCCGCAACTGTTTCGAGACGATCGGTACAGTCCTGACCGAGGCGGGGTTCGAAATGAGCGATATCGCCCGCGTGCAATATACGATTGTCGACCGAGCGCTGGTCTCGGAAGTGCAGCCAGTGCTGGAGACGTGTCTCGGCGTCATCCGTCCGGCCGCGACCATGGTGGTGGCCGGCCTGATAGAACCCGAAATGCTTATCGAGATCGAAGTGACGGCGTACCGCGGGTAG
- a CDS encoding MAPEG family protein, with the protein MHATILLCSAALVILTLLLAFWTSMQRGSSKTIAYGAPLDPESGMAKAQRAHGNSAEYAALLIGLFLVVGFAYTDRDLGGLVSWTIIAVTVSRLLHALGFLICETLEKPHVLKMVGALVTYLGGLLLAGLAISQVL; encoded by the coding sequence ATGCATGCAACCATTTTACTATGTTCCGCCGCTCTAGTGATTCTCACACTTCTGCTGGCGTTCTGGACCAGCATGCAGCGCGGCTCCAGCAAGACCATCGCCTACGGTGCTCCACTTGATCCGGAGTCGGGGATGGCCAAGGCCCAGCGGGCGCACGGCAACTCGGCTGAGTATGCGGCGCTGCTGATCGGTTTGTTCCTCGTGGTCGGGTTTGCTTATACGGACCGTGACCTGGGGGGACTGGTCAGCTGGACGATTATCGCGGTCACCGTGTCTCGCCTGCTTCACGCCCTCGGCTTCCTGATCTGCGAGACCTTGGAAAAGCCTCACGTTCTCAAGATGGTCGGCGCGCTCGTGACCTATTTGGGCGGCCTCCTGCTGGCAGGATTGGCGATCAGCCAGGTCCTTTAG